Proteins found in one Sorghum bicolor cultivar BTx623 chromosome 1, Sorghum_bicolor_NCBIv3, whole genome shotgun sequence genomic segment:
- the LOC8083603 gene encoding uncharacterized protein LOC8083603, which yields MASLLKKFVDAEQWDAEDIAGRLGMVFHAAFLFAGFRPYGAQPRSGHLLKKQSRKKGGGSLCLSRQYTAPDLAHRDGADAAVLMLCAQGRYAALLVFLTADGDDDTPEIAYMERLDLLTVWPLLSRSLGGVEPWASRICKALADGVCWGLLHELCSRNGLPLSGFASLPDDLQGAVLEKLTDGKDLARVECVSSQLRLLVAERDHQLWRTLYKALPARQRRGWWRLWWFFPDADSSDEETLRVGSTWKDKYVEARRRSNRPIPRSWFFDSFDFEPIWMIRRRDLSSWPLDYWFIQDPPEEEKTLPPRVDRSGVRRRKLPRNNDKKWHGGGAIHSPSSRYRWKHR from the coding sequence ATGGCGAGCCTCCTCAAGAAGTTCGTAGACGCTGAGCAGTGGGACGCCGAGGACATCGCCGGCCGGCTGGGCATGGTCTTCCACGCCGCCTTCCTCTTCGCCGGTTTCCGGCCGTACGGCGCGCAGCCACGGTCGGGACACCTCCTGAAGAAGCAATCACGCAAGAAGGGGGGAGGCTCGCTCTGCCTCTCCCGACAGTACACCGCGCCGGACCTTGCGCACCGCGACGGCGCGGACGCTGCCGTGCTGATGCTGTGTGCGCAGGGGAGGTACGCCGCGCTCCTCGTGTTCCTCACCGCGGACGGCGACGACGACACGCCGGAGATCGCGTACATGGAGCGGCTGGATCTCCTCACCGTGTGGCCGCTCCTCTCCCGTAGCCTCGGCGGCGTGGAGCCCTGGGCGTCGCGGATCTGCAAGGCGCTCGCCGACGGCGTGTGCTGGGGCCTCCTCCACGAGCTGTGCAGCAGGAACGGCCTACCGCTGAGCGGCTTCGCGTCCCTGCCCGACGACCTCCAGGGAGCCGTCTTGGAGAAGCTCACCGACGGCAAGGACCTCGCGAGGGTGGAGTGCGTTAGCTCCCAGCTGAGGCTGCTCGTCGCTGAGCGTGACCACCAGCTGTGGAGGACCTTGTACAAGGCCCTGCCTGCGCGCCAGCGCCGGGGCTGGTGGCGTCTGTGGTGGTTCTTCCCCGACGCCGACAGCTCCGACGAGGAGACTCTCCGTGTCGGATCGACCTGGAAGGACAAATACGTGGAGGCCAGGCGGCGTTCCAATCGTCCCATTCCGCGCTCGTGGTTCTTCGACTCCTTTGATTTTGAACCCATCTGGATGATTCGTCGGAGGGACTTGTCGTCATGGCCCCTTGACTATTGGTTCATACAAGATCCGCCGGAGGAGGAGAAGACACTTCCTCCAAGGGTCGACAGGAGCGGCGTCCGCCGCCGGAAGCTGCCACGGAACAACGACAAGAAGTGGCATGGTGGTGGTGCCATCCACTCGCCATCATCTCGCTATCGATGGAAGCATCGCTAG